One Kribbella sp. NBC_00662 genomic region harbors:
- a CDS encoding ArsR/SmtB family transcription factor has protein sequence MRDVMHLEQLEQAEALFKPQRIEVLRRLAEPATCSEVAEQLGQTPQRVYYHVKRLVEAGLVTQVDERKVRGIHEGIYQATARSYWLSPTLVGRIGGLRRTRDELSLGYVLDLMEEVQTDIAALDRSAPELPSIGVSGEIRVPPDRRREFFEDLRGTLQDLFARYGGSEGDAFKLAVACYPKGDQDHD, from the coding sequence ATGAGAGACGTGATGCACCTGGAGCAGCTCGAACAGGCCGAGGCGCTGTTCAAGCCGCAGCGGATCGAGGTGCTGCGGCGGCTGGCCGAGCCGGCCACCTGTAGCGAGGTGGCCGAGCAGCTCGGGCAGACTCCGCAGCGCGTCTACTACCACGTCAAGCGCCTCGTCGAGGCGGGGCTGGTGACCCAGGTGGACGAGCGCAAGGTGCGCGGGATCCATGAAGGCATCTACCAGGCGACCGCCCGTTCGTACTGGCTGTCGCCGACGCTCGTCGGCCGGATCGGCGGACTCCGCCGGACCCGCGACGAGCTCAGCCTCGGCTACGTGCTGGACCTGATGGAAGAGGTCCAGACCGACATCGCCGCGCTGGACCGGTCGGCTCCGGAGCTGCCGTCCATCGGGGTGTCCGGTGAGATCCGGGTTCCACCGGACCGGCGGCGGGAGTTCTTCGAGGACCTGCGCGGCACGCTGCAGGACCTGTTCGCGCGCTACGGCGGCAGTGAGGGCGACGCCTTCAAGCTCGCCGTGGCCTGCTACCCCAAGGGAGACCAAGACCATGACTGA
- a CDS encoding dihydrofolate reductase family protein, with amino-acid sequence MSKVLCALAVSVDGYITGRDSGPDRGLGDAPMLFDWYFDGDTPSQVFDGFKLSAPSAKMFDALAGRVGAVIAGHKTYDDSSHFGGGSPHAKAPLVVLSHGPVAEISEQQTLANTIEDAVAAARAIADGKDVGLMGGGVVTAALRAGLVDELVLHQVPILLGGGRPFFQELPEQVRLNLVEAVPAPGVTHLHYAVVR; translated from the coding sequence ATGAGCAAGGTCCTCTGCGCCCTCGCGGTCTCGGTCGACGGCTACATCACCGGTCGCGACTCCGGTCCGGACCGCGGCCTCGGCGACGCGCCGATGCTGTTCGACTGGTACTTCGACGGTGACACCCCGAGCCAGGTCTTCGACGGGTTCAAGCTCAGCGCCCCGAGCGCCAAGATGTTCGATGCGCTCGCCGGCCGGGTCGGCGCCGTGATCGCCGGGCACAAGACGTACGACGACTCCAGTCACTTCGGCGGCGGCAGCCCGCACGCGAAGGCGCCGTTGGTCGTGCTCAGCCACGGTCCGGTGGCGGAGATCAGCGAGCAGCAGACGCTCGCCAACACCATCGAGGACGCGGTCGCCGCGGCGCGCGCCATCGCCGATGGCAAGGACGTCGGTCTGATGGGCGGCGGAGTGGTGACTGCGGCGCTGAGGGCCGGGCTCGTCGACGAGCTCGTCCTGCATCAGGTGCCGATCCTGCTCGGCGGCGGCCGGCCGTTCTTCCAGGAGCTGCCCGAGCAGGTGCGGCTCAATCTCGTCGAAGCAGTGCCCGCCCCGGGCGTGACCCACCTCCACTACGCAGTCGTCCGCTGA
- a CDS encoding winged helix-turn-helix transcriptional regulator produces the protein MQRTDFREMACSIARTLDVMGEPWSPLILRDIWVGMSRFEQIQADLGISRKVLTERLNHLVDRGVLERRPYDKRPRYEYVLTGKGLELMDVLMVMVAWGDKWLAGEAGPPVLYRHHACGEIGHVELSCSHCGKPMRANDIDVLPGPGAAA, from the coding sequence ATGCAGCGCACAGACTTCCGTGAGATGGCGTGCTCGATCGCGCGCACGCTCGACGTGATGGGCGAGCCGTGGTCACCGCTGATCCTGCGCGACATCTGGGTCGGGATGTCGCGGTTCGAACAGATCCAGGCAGATCTCGGGATCTCCCGCAAGGTGCTGACCGAGCGGCTGAACCATCTGGTCGACCGCGGCGTGCTCGAGCGCCGGCCGTACGACAAGCGGCCGCGGTACGAGTACGTACTGACCGGCAAGGGCCTGGAGCTGATGGACGTCCTGATGGTGATGGTTGCCTGGGGCGACAAATGGCTGGCCGGCGAGGCGGGCCCGCCGGTGCTGTACCGGCACCACGCCTGCGGGGAGATCGGTCACGTCGAACTCAGCTGCTCCCATTGCGGCAAACCGATGCGCGCCAACGACATCGACGTACTCCCCGGCCCGGGCGCGGCCGCCTAG
- a CDS encoding TIGR03618 family F420-dependent PPOX class oxidoreductase — protein MLKPAVRRAVESNSIAHLATVLPDGSPHSIPLWVTTLDERIIFLTGPDSQKAHNLRRDPRVALSLAPVDNPYEPVIIRGRVTEWIDGEAGWALVDQIAMKYLGQPYGRDQDRVIGVIEPEHQTVGVS, from the coding sequence ATGTTGAAGCCCGCCGTACGCCGTGCCGTCGAAAGCAACTCGATCGCTCACCTGGCCACCGTGCTCCCGGACGGTTCGCCGCATTCGATCCCGCTGTGGGTCACCACGCTCGACGAGCGCATCATCTTCCTCACCGGACCCGACTCGCAAAAGGCCCACAACCTCCGCCGCGATCCGCGCGTGGCCCTGTCGCTCGCGCCCGTCGACAACCCGTACGAACCTGTCATCATCCGCGGCCGCGTGACCGAATGGATCGACGGCGAGGCGGGCTGGGCCCTCGTCGACCAGATCGCGATGAAGTACCTGGGCCAGCCCTACGGCCGCGACCAGGACCGCGTCATCGGCGTCATCGAGCCGGAACACCAGACCGTCGGTGTGAGCTGA
- a CDS encoding ABC transporter ATP-binding protein produces the protein MATVSFKGATRVYPGSDIPAVDNLDLDISDGEFMVLVGPSGSGKSTALRMLAGLEEVNEGSIFIGDRDVTNAPPKERDIAMVFQNYALYPHMSVADNMGFALKMQGIHKEERAKRVMEAAKLLGLEEYLERKPKALSGGQRQRVAMGRAIVRSPKVFLMDEPLSNLDAKLRVQTRTQIAELQHRLGVTTVYVTHDQVEAMTMGDRVAVLKDGVLQQVDTPLNLYDRPKNKFVAGFIGSPAMNLITAEIVDGGAKIGDYVVPVARDLLAKAGDDKTLTLGIRPEALHIADKGLPVKVAVIEELGSDAFLYGTADHAENQQIIARIGTRLHNDKGTEVYLAPDPDKLHLFSTSTEERLVV, from the coding sequence ATGGCAACTGTCTCGTTCAAGGGAGCCACCCGGGTCTACCCGGGCAGCGACATCCCAGCTGTGGACAACCTCGATCTCGACATCTCCGACGGCGAGTTCATGGTCCTCGTCGGCCCGTCGGGTTCCGGTAAGTCGACCGCGCTGCGGATGCTCGCCGGCCTCGAAGAGGTGAACGAGGGCTCGATCTTCATCGGCGACCGCGACGTCACCAACGCACCGCCGAAGGAACGCGACATCGCGATGGTGTTCCAGAACTATGCGCTCTACCCGCACATGTCGGTCGCCGACAACATGGGCTTCGCCCTGAAGATGCAGGGCATCCACAAGGAAGAGCGCGCCAAGCGCGTGATGGAGGCCGCCAAGCTGCTCGGCCTGGAGGAGTACCTCGAGCGCAAGCCGAAGGCGCTGTCCGGTGGTCAGCGGCAGCGGGTCGCGATGGGTCGTGCGATCGTGCGCAGCCCGAAGGTCTTCCTGATGGACGAGCCGCTGTCGAACCTCGACGCCAAGCTGCGGGTCCAGACCCGCACCCAGATCGCCGAACTGCAGCACCGCCTCGGCGTCACCACCGTCTACGTCACCCACGACCAGGTCGAGGCCATGACGATGGGCGACCGCGTCGCGGTACTGAAGGACGGCGTCCTGCAGCAGGTCGACACCCCGCTGAACCTGTACGACCGGCCGAAGAACAAGTTCGTGGCCGGCTTCATCGGATCGCCCGCGATGAACCTGATCACCGCCGAGATCGTGGACGGCGGCGCGAAGATCGGCGACTACGTCGTACCGGTCGCCCGTGACCTGCTGGCCAAGGCCGGCGACGACAAGACGCTGACGCTCGGCATCCGTCCGGAGGCGCTGCACATCGCCGACAAGGGCCTGCCCGTCAAGGTCGCGGTGATCGAGGAGCTCGGCTCGGACGCGTTCCTGTACGGGACCGCGGACCACGCCGAGAACCAGCAGATCATCGCCCGGATCGGAACGCGGCTGCACAACGACAAGGGCACCGAGGTCTACCTCGCACCGGACCCCGACAAGCTGCACCTCTTCTCCACCTCCACGGAGGAGCGCCTTGTAGTTTGA
- a CDS encoding FAD-binding oxidoreductase → MMLTTTSPEYDDARLGYQRRNPHRPEVIFPVTDATEVEEAVRYAIDHDKKIAVQASGHGLTGGIDGGVLIATAAFNQVTVDPDRKTAWIEAGATWRDVMEATAPYGLAPLSGSFPGVGAISYTLGGGLGLMARRFGYAADHVRRIELVTMDGIRRDADPDLFWATRGGGGNFGVVTGMEIELFDVPTLYGGSLYFDLAEHPDVLEVWREWTKTVPDEVTTAMALVPLPDIPAVPPALRGKYIAQVQLVILGDDGEELIRPLRAIGQPAMDTVGELPYVESEKIFAEPDRPDSFSTRNVLVSDLDPTSLATLPKLAGPEAPTRCVVAIRQLGGALTREPAVANAVCHRDAAYSITLISPGGDGDSELQNAVLEPWHELTVGRLLNFNGGGIDLRDVYDEGTFTRLTELREQYDPERRLQANHQL, encoded by the coding sequence ATGATGCTGACGACGACAAGCCCGGAGTACGACGACGCGCGCCTCGGGTACCAGCGGCGTAACCCTCACCGGCCCGAGGTGATCTTCCCGGTCACCGACGCGACCGAGGTCGAGGAAGCGGTGCGCTACGCGATCGATCATGACAAGAAGATCGCCGTGCAGGCGTCCGGCCACGGTCTGACCGGAGGCATCGACGGTGGCGTGCTGATCGCGACCGCCGCGTTCAACCAGGTGACGGTCGATCCGGACCGGAAGACGGCGTGGATCGAAGCGGGCGCCACCTGGCGTGACGTGATGGAAGCGACCGCGCCGTACGGTCTCGCGCCGCTGTCCGGGAGCTTTCCCGGCGTCGGCGCGATCTCGTACACCCTCGGCGGCGGCCTCGGTCTGATGGCGCGACGATTCGGGTACGCCGCGGACCACGTCCGCCGGATCGAGCTCGTGACGATGGACGGGATACGGCGGGACGCGGACCCGGACCTCTTCTGGGCGACACGAGGTGGCGGCGGGAACTTCGGTGTCGTGACCGGGATGGAGATCGAGCTCTTCGACGTGCCGACGTTGTACGGCGGAAGCCTGTACTTCGACCTCGCGGAACACCCGGACGTCCTGGAGGTATGGCGGGAGTGGACCAAGACGGTCCCTGACGAGGTGACGACGGCGATGGCGCTCGTGCCGCTGCCGGATATCCCAGCGGTCCCGCCGGCGCTGCGCGGGAAGTACATCGCGCAGGTGCAGCTCGTGATTCTCGGCGACGACGGCGAGGAGCTGATCAGGCCGCTGCGGGCGATCGGGCAGCCGGCGATGGACACGGTCGGCGAGCTGCCGTACGTCGAGTCGGAGAAGATCTTCGCCGAGCCGGACCGCCCGGACAGCTTCAGTACGCGCAACGTGCTGGTCAGCGACCTCGACCCGACGTCGCTGGCGACCTTGCCGAAGCTCGCCGGTCCGGAGGCGCCGACGAGGTGTGTGGTCGCCATCCGCCAGCTCGGCGGAGCGCTCACGCGGGAGCCGGCGGTCGCGAACGCGGTCTGCCACCGGGACGCGGCGTACTCGATCACCCTGATCTCGCCTGGCGGGGACGGCGACAGCGAACTGCAGAACGCCGTACTCGAGCCCTGGCATGAGCTGACGGTCGGGCGGCTGCTCAACTTCAACGGCGGAGGTATCGATCTCCGGGACGTCTACGACGAGGGGACGTTCACCCGGCTGACGGAGCTCCGGGAGCAGTACGACCCGGAGCGTCGGCTCCAGGCGAACCATCAGCTCTAG
- a CDS encoding GrpB family protein yields the protein MIVPAEVVEYDARWPLWFAEISAALEPYLGELPHVIEHVGSTAVPGLAAKPIIDVDVVVPSNSLVPAAISRLVAAGYRHEGDAGISGREAFALPPDVAHYHHLYVVVEGNKAHRDHVLLRDHLRANAADRERYAARKRELAHLLTTDRTAYVVGKGALVEEMIARADGSPGADAPGRTAPGAPSAG from the coding sequence GTGATCGTTCCCGCCGAGGTCGTCGAGTACGACGCGCGCTGGCCGCTCTGGTTCGCCGAGATCTCCGCTGCGTTGGAGCCGTACCTCGGCGAGCTCCCGCACGTGATCGAGCACGTCGGCAGCACCGCCGTACCCGGTCTCGCCGCGAAACCGATCATCGATGTCGACGTCGTCGTACCGTCGAACTCCTTGGTGCCCGCGGCGATCTCGCGGTTGGTTGCCGCAGGCTACCGTCACGAGGGCGATGCCGGGATCTCCGGCCGCGAGGCGTTCGCGCTGCCGCCGGATGTTGCCCACTACCACCATCTGTATGTCGTTGTTGAAGGCAACAAAGCTCATCGGGATCATGTGCTGCTCCGCGATCACCTGCGTGCGAACGCAGCCGACCGGGAGCGGTACGCCGCCCGCAAACGCGAGCTGGCGCACCTGCTCACCACGGACCGCACCGCCTACGTCGTCGGCAAAGGCGCGCTGGTCGAAGAAATGATCGCTAGAGCTGATGGTTCGCCTGGAGCCGACGCTCCGGGTCGTACTGCTCCCGGAGCTCCGTCAGCCGGGTGA
- a CDS encoding SRPBCC domain-containing protein, producing the protein MTEPLVLQVRAKAGIDEVRQALTDPKALNLWLGEHSTVDLPGTFEFWGRYIPEGDAPHQRVLGYDGSTLTLAWTLGGEETTTEITLTPDGDDATLIKLSQSHFDFADAISGANIRGVLQTFWSLALANLVDHVEGRELTTRPDFTSPVFEGEVLIDGPIAQVYSSLTESEKASAWFGFPIEIDLRKGGRFAMGGFDAGPGVEIVDLVEGRKMATDWGPSGISSWELAESDGKTRLTFVMSGFDEANPPYGAWTGWLSGVAALRRYVELPDWSIWVA; encoded by the coding sequence ATGACTGAACCACTCGTTCTGCAAGTTCGCGCCAAGGCCGGTATCGACGAGGTCCGGCAGGCGCTGACCGATCCGAAGGCCCTCAACCTCTGGCTCGGCGAGCACTCGACCGTCGACCTGCCCGGCACGTTCGAGTTCTGGGGCCGTTACATCCCCGAGGGCGACGCGCCCCACCAGCGCGTCCTCGGGTACGACGGAAGCACCTTGACGCTGGCGTGGACACTCGGCGGCGAAGAGACGACCACCGAGATCACGCTGACCCCCGACGGCGACGACGCGACGCTGATCAAGCTGTCGCAGTCGCACTTCGACTTCGCCGACGCGATCAGCGGGGCCAACATCCGCGGCGTACTGCAGACGTTCTGGTCGCTGGCGCTGGCCAACCTCGTCGACCACGTCGAGGGTCGCGAGCTGACGACCCGGCCGGACTTCACCTCACCGGTCTTCGAGGGCGAGGTGCTGATCGACGGTCCGATCGCGCAGGTGTACTCGTCGCTGACCGAGTCCGAGAAGGCGTCGGCCTGGTTCGGGTTCCCGATCGAGATCGACCTGCGCAAGGGCGGCCGGTTCGCGATGGGCGGGTTCGACGCCGGCCCGGGCGTGGAGATCGTCGACCTGGTCGAGGGCCGCAAGATGGCGACGGACTGGGGACCGTCCGGCATCAGCAGCTGGGAGCTCGCCGAGTCCGACGGGAAGACCCGGCTGACCTTCGTGATGAGCGGCTTCGACGAGGCCAACCCGCCGTACGGCGCCTGGACCGGCTGGCTCAGCGGCGTGGCCGCACTGCGCCGGTACGTCGAGCTGCCGGACTGGTCGATCTGGGTCGCCTAG
- a CDS encoding LysR family transcriptional regulator has translation MDSRQLEYFVAVAEELSFTRAAQRLFTVQSTVSAAVRALEADLKTTLFDRSTRRVVLSTAGQALLPEAKAALEALDRARAAVEEASTGLRGNIRIGTLARLSMVDMAELLGAFHHKYPLVEVQVATSPTGSTGLADDIRHGRLDIALLGLPKPELTGLEVRDLATVPFVALLPSGHGLARQSAVRLEELAGERFVDMPAGFGNRKMVDRAFDTIGMPRRIHIEVPELTTIPDYVRVGLGVAVVPDLELAEEPGVAKLPLKGTELTWTLSVVTAAGRRPSRAVTALLDLIGDNTRPYF, from the coding sequence GTGGACAGCCGACAGCTCGAGTACTTCGTCGCCGTCGCCGAGGAGCTGAGTTTCACCCGGGCGGCGCAGCGACTGTTCACGGTGCAGTCCACCGTCTCAGCCGCGGTACGTGCGCTCGAGGCCGACCTGAAGACGACCCTCTTCGACCGCTCGACCAGGCGAGTCGTGTTGTCGACTGCCGGTCAGGCGTTGCTGCCCGAGGCGAAGGCCGCGCTGGAGGCCCTCGACCGGGCGCGGGCCGCGGTGGAGGAAGCGTCGACCGGACTCCGTGGCAACATCCGGATCGGAACGCTCGCGCGGTTGAGCATGGTCGACATGGCCGAGCTGCTCGGCGCGTTCCATCACAAGTACCCGTTGGTCGAGGTGCAGGTCGCCACCTCGCCGACCGGATCCACCGGTCTCGCCGACGATATCCGGCACGGTCGGCTGGACATCGCGCTGCTCGGCCTGCCGAAGCCCGAGCTCACCGGTCTCGAGGTGCGTGACCTGGCGACGGTTCCGTTCGTCGCGTTGCTGCCGTCGGGGCACGGGCTGGCGCGGCAGTCCGCCGTACGGCTGGAGGAGCTGGCCGGGGAGCGGTTCGTCGACATGCCGGCCGGGTTCGGGAACCGGAAGATGGTCGACCGGGCCTTCGACACGATCGGGATGCCGCGGCGGATCCACATCGAGGTCCCGGAACTGACGACGATCCCCGACTATGTGCGGGTCGGGCTCGGGGTTGCCGTCGTACCCGATCTCGAGCTGGCCGAGGAGCCAGGCGTCGCCAAGCTGCCACTGAAGGGGACCGAGCTGACCTGGACGTTGTCGGTGGTGACAGCGGCCGGACGGCGACCGAGCAGGGCGGTGACCGCCCTGCTCGATCTGATCGGGGACAACACCCGCCCGTACTTCTAG
- a CDS encoding protein-tyrosine phosphatase family protein, whose translation MGHWERDAPGVMELPSGRLVRGRSLRRGPAAAPFPTYGVYLLGSEPPDVPWETRWIKWPDFRLPVDRAAALTIFREALDRTSDGRVEFACGGGRGRTGTALACLAVLDGVPADQAVSYVREHFDKHAVETPWQKRYVLNLLTKS comes from the coding sequence GTGGGCCATTGGGAGCGGGATGCACCAGGTGTGATGGAGCTGCCGTCGGGTCGGCTCGTTCGCGGACGGAGTCTGCGACGTGGCCCGGCGGCAGCGCCGTTTCCGACGTACGGCGTGTATCTGCTCGGATCGGAACCGCCCGACGTGCCGTGGGAGACGCGCTGGATCAAGTGGCCCGATTTCCGGCTGCCGGTTGACCGCGCGGCCGCGTTGACGATCTTCCGCGAGGCGCTGGACCGGACTTCCGACGGGCGGGTCGAGTTCGCGTGCGGCGGTGGACGGGGTCGGACCGGTACCGCGCTCGCGTGCCTCGCAGTACTCGATGGTGTGCCGGCTGATCAGGCTGTCTCGTACGTACGCGAGCACTTCGACAAGCACGCTGTGGAGACGCCGTGGCAGAAGCGATACGTGCTAAATCTGTTGACCAAGAGCTGA
- a CDS encoding MFS transporter, whose product MSTMTSSRIGARIRFAHAPGFWVIAAAFLTTMAFSTIPTPLYAIYQHRDGFPTYVITVIFASYAVGVMASLYLAGHVSDWLGRRRVALLAVLAEALSAAIFLSWSSVPGLLVARFICGVGVGVLTATATAHLSELRQIARPGEDPSRSALISSMVNLGGLAFGPLIGGLLAQYVSAPLQRPYEIFLVLLLISAVGIALVPETVERLEERPAYRPQRVALPSSARPLFFASAIGAFAAFAIFGLFTSLAPTFLAGVLHHTSRLLAGVVTFAVFIAGAASQVIFVRLSRPAQLRLGLVAMSVGLIGVAVGGLIPNLYLFVVGGVVAGAGVGLVFRGAVATAASLADPASRGEVLAALFLIAYAGLAIPVLLIGLGIALLPAQVALLLFSALILILVNAAVLRMLAAQR is encoded by the coding sequence ATGTCCACCATGACGTCTTCGCGGATCGGCGCACGGATCCGGTTCGCCCATGCTCCCGGGTTCTGGGTGATCGCGGCGGCCTTTCTCACCACGATGGCCTTCTCGACGATCCCGACTCCGCTCTACGCGATCTACCAGCACCGGGACGGGTTCCCGACGTACGTGATCACGGTGATCTTCGCCAGCTACGCGGTCGGCGTGATGGCGTCGCTCTACCTCGCCGGACATGTCAGCGACTGGCTCGGCCGCCGCCGGGTCGCGCTGCTTGCCGTCCTCGCGGAAGCGTTGTCCGCGGCGATCTTCCTGAGCTGGTCGTCGGTTCCCGGTCTGCTCGTGGCGCGCTTCATCTGTGGCGTCGGGGTCGGCGTACTGACCGCGACCGCTACCGCGCACCTGTCGGAGCTGCGGCAGATCGCGCGGCCTGGTGAGGACCCGAGTCGGTCGGCGCTGATCTCGAGCATGGTGAACCTTGGCGGGCTCGCGTTCGGTCCGCTGATCGGCGGGCTGCTCGCGCAGTACGTGTCGGCGCCGCTGCAGCGTCCGTACGAGATCTTCCTGGTTCTGTTGCTGATCAGCGCGGTCGGGATCGCGCTCGTGCCGGAGACGGTGGAGCGGTTGGAGGAGCGACCGGCGTACCGGCCGCAGCGGGTGGCGTTGCCGTCGTCGGCTCGACCGTTGTTCTTCGCGTCGGCGATCGGCGCGTTCGCGGCGTTCGCGATCTTCGGGCTGTTCACCTCGCTCGCGCCGACGTTCCTGGCCGGCGTACTGCATCACACCTCGCGCCTGCTCGCGGGTGTCGTCACGTTCGCCGTCTTCATCGCCGGTGCCGCCAGTCAGGTGATCTTCGTCCGCCTCTCCCGTCCGGCTCAGCTCCGCTTGGGTCTGGTCGCCATGTCCGTCGGGCTGATCGGGGTGGCGGTCGGCGGCCTGATCCCCAACCTGTACCTCTTCGTCGTCGGCGGGGTTGTTGCCGGGGCGGGGGTCGGTCTGGTCTTCCGCGGTGCGGTCGCGACCGCCGCGTCGCTGGCAGATCCCGCGTCCCGTGGGGAGGTGCTGGCGGCCCTCTTCCTCATCGCGTACGCCGGCCTCGCGATCCCGGTCCTGCTGATCGGCCTGGGCATCGCGCTGCTGCCCGCCCAGGTCGCTCTGCTCCTCTTCTCCGCGCTGATCCTGATCCTGGTGAATGCCGCAGTACTCCGGATGTTGGCCGCCCAGAGGTGA
- a CDS encoding phosphotransferase enzyme family protein, whose product MELERDYGLSVSSLEPHPGGFATDGWVADDAWFVKVWKEGDQPIGLELLAELHALGLPVVEPVRTVQGELSAMDDGRAYAVFPYVQGRTATWDDWRVAARALRQVHDAPLRVTLPRADVSEPHIRALEQQLRHPWIVDRADVVAAALARLGEVRSRLTPVRDVLCHTDFHGLNVMISNDGEVAAILDWENAVIGPREYDVWVAADGGRIPEFLDEYGVHDLDLDHLEFALLARGLRDLSARVSHNVDRPGVDTWGFDRIARVDSDLDQFRPYSA is encoded by the coding sequence GTGGAGCTGGAGCGCGACTACGGCCTGAGCGTGTCCTCGCTCGAACCGCACCCGGGTGGGTTCGCCACCGACGGCTGGGTGGCGGACGACGCATGGTTCGTGAAGGTGTGGAAGGAAGGCGACCAGCCGATCGGGCTGGAGTTGCTGGCGGAGTTGCACGCGCTCGGACTGCCTGTCGTTGAACCGGTCCGGACCGTGCAGGGTGAGTTGTCCGCGATGGATGACGGTCGGGCCTATGCCGTTTTCCCTTATGTACAAGGGCGTACGGCGACGTGGGACGACTGGCGCGTGGCTGCCCGGGCCCTGCGCCAGGTCCACGATGCGCCGCTGCGGGTGACGCTGCCGCGCGCCGATGTCAGCGAGCCGCACATCCGTGCTCTGGAACAGCAGCTGCGGCACCCGTGGATCGTGGACCGGGCGGACGTGGTCGCCGCGGCGCTGGCCCGGTTGGGCGAGGTGCGGTCGCGGCTCACGCCGGTGCGCGACGTGCTGTGCCATACGGACTTCCACGGGCTCAACGTGATGATCAGCAACGACGGTGAGGTGGCGGCGATCCTCGACTGGGAGAACGCCGTCATCGGACCCCGCGAGTACGACGTGTGGGTCGCGGCCGACGGCGGGCGGATCCCGGAGTTCCTCGACGAGTACGGCGTCCACGATCTCGATCTCGACCACCTCGAGTTCGCGCTCCTCGCCCGCGGGCTGCGGGACCTGTCCGCGCGGGTGTCGCACAACGTCGATCGCCCGGGTGTGGACACGTGGGGCTTCGACCGGATCGCGCGGGTCGACAGCGATCTGGATCAGTTCCGCCCGTACAGCGCCTAG
- a CDS encoding RidA family protein gives MSIERTNPSGLHATPGYHHVTTVKADTIVYLAGQCPLQPSGDLAPGGLEGQTAQVITNILTALESAGAGPSDVVRTVIYVASPDREDLSAVWTQLNASPLGPAFTTASTLLGVAQLGFPGQLVEIDVTAAL, from the coding sequence GTGAGCATCGAACGGACCAATCCCAGCGGCCTCCACGCGACCCCCGGCTACCACCACGTCACCACAGTCAAGGCGGACACTATCGTCTACCTGGCAGGGCAGTGCCCGCTGCAGCCGTCCGGCGACCTGGCACCGGGAGGTCTGGAAGGACAAACCGCGCAGGTCATCACCAACATCCTCACGGCGCTCGAGTCCGCCGGCGCCGGTCCATCCGACGTCGTCCGCACCGTGATCTACGTCGCCAGTCCCGACCGCGAGGACCTCTCCGCCGTGTGGACGCAGCTCAACGCGTCTCCGCTCGGCCCTGCCTTCACGACCGCGAGCACACTGCTCGGTGTGGCTCAGCTCGGCTTCCCGGGACAGCTCGTCGAGATCGATGTGACCGCGGCGCTGTGA